From Onychostoma macrolepis isolate SWU-2019 chromosome 05, ASM1243209v1, whole genome shotgun sequence, one genomic window encodes:
- the crata gene encoding carnitine O-acetyltransferase, translating into MLGILARTMVKAGMMKPSGLVKPVSVTRLAGRYFAHQEGLPKLPVPPLQQTCERYLAALTPIVDPEELDHTRQLLEEFQKPGGVGERLQKGLEQRAKKMENWLSDWWLQTAYLDYRMPVVIHSSPGVVLPRTEFSDRQGQMRYAAKLIAGVLDFKSMIDSETLPVEYLGGKPLCMNQYYQVLSSCRIPGTKRDNVVNYTLDKRPPTHITVVHNFQFFVLDVYNSDGTPLTVDQIYIQLEKIWNSSLQTNKEPIGILTSNHRNSWGKAYNNLIKDKTNKESVRAIQKSIFTVCLDAPMPRASDDMYRTRAGVQMLHGGGSRWNSGNRWFDKTLQFIIGEDGTCGVIYEHAPAEGPPIVSLIDHVVEYMKSSEMVRTPMVPLRMPQKLRFNITPEIKKDIEEAKQNMNIMVHDLDMKVNVFSHFGKDFPKSQKMSPDAFIQVALQLAYYRIYKCCCPTYESASLRMFRLGRTDTIRSTSIDSAKFVKTMDDPAKHNTEKVALLDKAVKAHRAYTDMAIRGQAIDRHLLGLKLQAIEDLAALPEIFMDTSYAVALHFNLSTSQVPAKTDCVMCFGPVVPDGYGVCYNPMDTHINFSVSAFNSCQDTNAARLAQALEDALSDMKTLLEQTPKAKL; encoded by the exons ATGTTGGGCATTCTTGCCAGGACGATG GTCAAGGCTGGCATGATGAAACCCTCCGGCCTGGTAAAGCCAGTGTCAGTGACACGGCTCGCCGGTCGCTACTTTGCCCACCAGGAGGGTCTGCCTAAGCTTCCAGTACCACCACTGCAACAAACATGCGAACGCTATCTGGCTGCCCTGACGCCCATCGTGGACCCGGAGGAGCTGGATCACACCCGGCAACTGCTGGAGGAGTTTCAGAAGCCGGGCGGCGTAGGAGAGAGACTACAGAAGGGCCTGGAACAACGAGCCAAGAAGATGGAGAACTGG CTCTCTGATTGGTGGTTACAAACAGCCTACCTAGACTACCGGATGCCTGTTGTCATCCATTCAAGTCCTGGGGTCGTCCTTCCCCGAACGGAGTTCAGTGACCGTCAAGGCCAAATGAG ATATGCAGCAAAATTAATCGCTGGAGTTTTAGATTTCAAGAGCATGATTGACAG TGAAACATTGCCAGTGGAGTATCTGGGTGGAAAGCCACTCTGTATGAACCAGTACTATCAAGTGCTCTCGTCCTGCCGGATCCCTGGAACAAAGAGGGACAATGTGGTCAACTACACCTTGGACAAGAGACCCCCCACACATATCACTGTAGTTCACAACTTTCAG TTCTTTGTGCTGGATGTATATAACAGTGATGGCACGCCACTGACTGTAGACCAGATCTACATACAGCTGGAGAAGATCTGGAACTCCTCTTTACAGACCAATAAAGAGCCTATTGGCATCCTCACCTCCAACCACCGCAACAGCTGGGGCAAAGCTTACAACAACCTCATTAAGG ATAAAACAAACAAGGAGTCTGTGAGAGCCATTCAGAAGAGTATCTTTACAGTCTGTCTGGATGCTCCCATGCCGCGTGCGTCTGATGACATGTATCGCACCCGTGCTGGAGTTCAGATGCTGCACGGAGGGGGAAGCAGGTGGAACAGCGGAAATCGCTGGTTTGACAAAACATTGCAG TTTATTATTGGAGAGGACGGGACATGTGGGGTGATCTATGAACACGCCCCCGCTGAGGGCCCCCCCATCGTGTCACTGATCGACCATGTGGTGGAATACAT GAAGTCGTCAGAGATGGTCCGTACCCCAATGGTGCCGCTGCGTATGCCACAGAAGCTTCGTTTCAACATTACGCCAGAGATCAAAAAGGACATAGAGGAGGccaaacaaaacatgaacat AATGGTACATGACTTGGACATGAAAGTCAATGTGTTTTCCCATTTTGGCAAAGATTTCCCAAAGTCGCAGAAGATGAGCCCTGATGCCTTTATTCAGGTTGCTCTCCAGCTGGCGTACTACAG GATTTACAAGTGCTGTTGTCCTACCTATGAGAGCGCTTCCCTCCGCATGTTCAGACTGGGCCGAACTGACACTATACGCTCAACGTCCATTGACTCTGCTAAATTTGTCAAGACCATGGATGACCCAGCCAAACAT AACACAGAGAAAGTGGCTCTGCTAGACAAAGCAGTTAAAGCGCACAGAGCTTACACAGACATG GCCATCCGAGGTCAAGCCATCGACAGACATTTGCTCGGACTGAAATTGCAGGCTATTGAGGACCTGGCCGCCCTGCCAGAGATATTCATGGATACCTCATATGCTGTGGCACTGCACTTCAACCTCTCCACCAGCCAG GTGCCAGCAAAAACCGACTGTGTGATGTGCTTCGGCCCGGTGGTACCAGACGGTTATGGTGTGTGCTACAATCCCATGGATACCCACATCAACTTTTCAGTCTCTGCTTTCAACAGCTGCCAGGACACTAACGCAGCACGTCTGGCCCAAGCACTAGAGGACGCGCTGTCAGACATGAAAACCCTGCTGGAGCAGACGCCCAAAGCCAAGCTTTAA